In the Pseudomonas orientalis genome, one interval contains:
- a CDS encoding 4-hydroxyproline epimerase, with product MKRLHVIDSHTGGEPTRLIMNGFPTLAGATLADQLDDLRSQHDQWRRACLLEPRGNDVLVGALYCAPVTPGATCGVIFFNNAGYLGMCGHGTIGLVASLHYLGLIAPGVHTLDTPVGPVAATLHADGAVTLRNVPAYRYRHKVAVQVPGHGGVVGDIAWGGNWFFLVSDHGQALQMSNVDALTDYTWAMLKALEAQGIHGEDGALIDHIELFADDTQADSRNFVMCPGKAYDRSPCGTGTSAKLACLAADGKLGPGEPWVQASITGSQFQARYEWDGDRVRPFITGRAHMTADSTLLIDEQDPFAWGI from the coding sequence ATGAAACGCCTGCACGTTATCGACTCCCACACCGGCGGCGAACCCACGCGCCTGATCATGAATGGCTTCCCCACACTGGCCGGCGCCACCCTCGCCGATCAACTCGACGACCTGCGCAGCCAGCACGATCAATGGCGCCGCGCCTGCCTGCTGGAACCCCGCGGCAACGACGTGCTGGTGGGCGCGCTGTATTGCGCGCCTGTCACCCCGGGCGCGACCTGTGGCGTAATCTTCTTCAACAACGCCGGCTACCTCGGCATGTGCGGTCACGGCACGATCGGCCTGGTTGCCTCGCTGCACTACCTGGGGCTGATCGCGCCGGGCGTGCACACCCTCGACACCCCGGTGGGCCCGGTGGCGGCCACGCTGCACGCCGACGGCGCGGTGACTCTGCGCAACGTTCCCGCCTATCGCTATCGCCATAAGGTCGCGGTGCAGGTGCCGGGCCATGGCGGGGTCGTGGGTGATATTGCCTGGGGCGGCAACTGGTTTTTCCTGGTGTCCGACCACGGTCAGGCGCTGCAGATGAGCAACGTCGACGCCCTCACCGACTACACCTGGGCCATGCTCAAGGCCCTTGAAGCCCAAGGCATCCACGGCGAAGACGGGGCGCTGATCGACCACATCGAACTGTTCGCCGATGACACCCAGGCCGACAGTCGCAACTTCGTGATGTGCCCAGGCAAGGCCTATGACCGTTCCCCCTGCGGCACCGGTACCAGCGCCAAGCTCGCCTGCCTGGCGGCCGACGGCAAGCTCGGCCCCGGAGAGCCCTGGGTCCAGGCCAGCATCACCGGCAGCCAATTCCAGGCCCGCTATGAATGGGACGGCGACCGCGTACGCCCGTTCATCACCGGCCGCGCCCACATGACCGCCGACAGCACCTTGCTGATCGACGAGCAGGACCCGTTTGCCTGGGGCATCTGA
- a CDS encoding dihydrodipicolinate synthase family protein, whose amino-acid sequence MSDNIFTGCMPALMTPCTPARKPDFDALVAKGRELIDIGMSAVVYCGSMGDWPLLTEAERQEGVARLVAAGIPTIVGTGAVNSREAVSHAAHAAKVGAHGLMVIPRVLSRGASATAQKAHFAAILKAAPNLPAVIYNSPYYGFATRADLFFELRREHPNLIGFKEFGGAADLRYAAENITSQDDDVTLMVGVDTQVVHGFVNCNATGAITGIGNALPREVLQLVALSKQAATGDAKARRQARELEAALAVLSSFDEGCDLVLYYKHLMVLNGDQAYALHFNETDVLSDAQRRYAEQQYTLFRHWYANWSAEQSVA is encoded by the coding sequence ATGAGCGACAACATCTTCACCGGCTGCATGCCCGCCCTGATGACACCCTGCACCCCCGCACGCAAACCGGACTTCGACGCCCTGGTGGCCAAGGGTCGCGAACTGATCGATATCGGCATGAGCGCGGTGGTGTATTGCGGTTCCATGGGCGACTGGCCGCTGCTCACCGAAGCCGAGCGCCAGGAAGGCGTGGCGCGCCTGGTGGCCGCCGGCATACCGACCATCGTCGGCACCGGCGCGGTGAACAGCCGTGAGGCCGTGTCTCACGCGGCGCATGCGGCCAAGGTCGGCGCGCATGGCTTGATGGTGATTCCGCGTGTGCTGTCCCGTGGCGCCTCGGCCACCGCACAAAAGGCCCACTTCGCGGCGATCCTCAAGGCCGCGCCCAACCTGCCTGCGGTGATCTACAACAGCCCGTACTACGGTTTTGCCACCCGCGCCGATCTATTCTTCGAACTGCGCCGCGAGCACCCGAACCTGATCGGTTTCAAGGAATTCGGCGGCGCTGCCGACTTGCGCTATGCAGCGGAAAACATTACCTCCCAGGACGATGACGTGACACTGATGGTGGGTGTCGATACCCAGGTAGTGCACGGCTTCGTCAACTGCAATGCCACCGGCGCCATCACCGGTATCGGCAACGCGTTGCCACGGGAAGTCCTGCAACTGGTGGCGCTGAGCAAACAGGCCGCTACGGGCGATGCCAAGGCCCGGCGCCAGGCCCGCGAGCTGGAAGCCGCACTGGCGGTACTGTCCTCGTTCGACGAAGGCTGCGACCTGGTGCTGTATTACAAGCACTTGATGGTGCTCAACGGTGACCAGGCCTATGCCCTGCACTTCAACGAAACCGATGTGCTCAGCGACGCTCAACGCCGCTATGCCGAGCAGCAGTACACGCTGTTCCGCCATTGGTACGCCAACTGGTCGGCCGAGCAGAGCGTCGCTTGA